In Ruminiclostridium josui JCM 17888, the genomic window TTTGAGACCCTTTTCAAGAAACGAATCAAATATCTTGTCTATATATGTAAAGTTATAGAAAGGTGTCATTTCTCCGTCTATTTCATATTCTGCATAAACGGCAGTGTCATCATGAAATAAACCATGTCCTCTTATATATTTAAAATTTATTGCCTTTTGAACAAATTCAAGAGTATCCTGATATTCCTTCTGAAGAGCGATTCCCATACGTTCTGTGCCTACGCAGAAATTCCAGTTATCCCTGAAAGTTCCCGTTACTTTATCTGAGATCTTTATTTTGCTCATATAATCCTCCTTTAAATTATGTACTAAAAACTAACGTGAGTACGAATACTTGCTCTCTTTCGTGAAAAAATTGCTCTTGTATTATTTTATTATAACATTCTATTATTTCAAAGCACTTTTATACAATACCTTTATAATAGTTGTTCATATATAAAATTTCTGAAATCAGCAAACCCACCTGCTGTTTTTAATGAATAACAGAATATACCTACTCTATAACCTATAAAAAGGTCTAGAGTATATGTCATATGCAAATCACTGCCAAATTTTACCCAGTTAATACCGTCCTGGGAATAATAAAATTCTGCAATATCCCTACTATTTTGAAAATCAAATTCAATTTTCAAAAATATGCTATTATCCATAAACGGTCTATATTCTTCCTCTTTCTGTCTCCCGTCACTGCCCTTTTTAGAAACAACAATCCTTTTGAGATTATTCTCGTCAACACTTATTCCTATAGCTCCATAATTGCCTTGTAACGCCATAAGACCAGCATAGTCTCCTGCTTTCATTCCTTCAGTTTTAAGCTCTACTGAAAATCCACATTTAGGGCCGCTTGTTCTTTGGGTTAAAGTGTTCCTTGCAGTTAAAAGATTCTTCGCCAAAGATTGAGTACGCAATCTTAAATAGCCCGGATTTTCTGTAAATGACCAACAATGCTCCTGGGGATTGTGATTCCATTCCCATCTCAAATCCAGCTTATTTTCCTTATGGTTAAAACTGTAACTGGTTATTAATGGTTTAGCAGCATACTCTTTTAAAGGAATCTCAAATTCTTCTGGCACCTTTCCACTAATCCCCAATTCAGGCCAACAATCCTTCCATGAAACAGGTAGTAAATATGGAATTCTACCCACCGCTCCATGATCCTGAAACAAAATAGAATACCATTCCCCATCAGGTGTATCTATTAAAGCACCCTGAGCAATTCCCTGGTTCTGGTACCCCATATCATCATCAAGAAGTATTTTTCTCTCATACTCTCCCAGCAAATCCTTTGCTCTGTAGCACACAACACGTCTCCTACAATTACCGTCATTGGGCCACTCAATGAAAAGTAAATAATAATAACCGTAAATTTTATAGGCTCTGCAACCCTCACAACGAAGCATTATATTTTCAGAAGGAGTACTGAACAGGAGTTGATTGATTCCTCCTTCTTTTACTCCTGATAAATCATCTTTTAATTCGACTATTTTAATATCTCCGTTACCATATATTAAGTACGGCCTACCATCATCAAACAGAAAAGACATGTCATGGAAAACGTCATTAATGACATATCGCTCCCATCCGCTTTTTTCTATATTGTCCGTATAATAAATATAGGTCTTTTGCATGTCATGGCACACAAAGCACGCATAGTATAAACCATTGTAAAATTTTAGACTAGTTGCCCATTGCCCCTTACCATATGCATTTTTTCCATTTTTCAGCTGATATATTTCATTATCTTCAATGGTATTAAAAACATAGGATACTAATTCCCAATGGTATAAATCCTTTGATTTTAATATAGGAGCTCCAGGCATTACAAACATGGTTGTAGACACCATATAAAAAGTATCATCTACACGTATAATATCCGGGTCGGGCATATCCGCCCATATAATAGGATTCTGAATTTTCATGTTAAGCCCTCTTTTTTATTTATGTTTTGATTTGCGGATTAAGCTATTACCATTTATTTCCTGAAGGGTGAGGGCAAATACGCAAAGCATTCATAGCCCTTGCTTTTACAATACACCCACAAATCATGCAAGTGATTCCATCTGTTAAATGTTTGCATTTGTTACAGGCTTCCAATCTCTTTTCATATTGCTCTTTACTGGGCAACGGTACTCCTGATTGAATTACCCTATTTACTTCCATTTCAATATCATTATCAGTAATATGAATATTTCTATGACATTTAAAGCAATTGTCCTTCACCGCTACCCTCCTTTAACCGCTAAATATCCCGGCATTAATTATATACTGCCGGGACATTTTTAGTCTAATTAAATATTCCATTGTCGTTTGTAATTAGCTTATACAATTTCTATCATTACAACTGCTTTTGAAGGTATTATACCTGATATATGGTTATTTTCAAGGCGTATACCTTCAAATTTCTTAATAGTTACATTATTTGCTTCTTCAAATGTGTTTTTTGCATTCATAACATTGGAGGTAATTATTTCACCCTTAGTACCCTTTACGGTTATACCTCTAATATCAAGATCTATCTCAGCATCATCTGACGGATTAAGGTTGCAAATGGTTACATGAATCTTGCCTTCTGAGTCTATAGAAGCAGAAGCGTTCAGCTGAGGTAGTTTTTCTCCATTAAAGGTATATTCAGGGCTTTCAAAATCAAGTGAAAGCGGTTCTGCATCCTGATGAACCTTGTACATGTCAAATACATGATAGGTAGGTGTCAGAAGCATCTTTTTACCCTCTGTTAAAATTACTGCCTGAAGGACATTTACCATTTGTGCTATGTTTGCCATCTGAACTCTGTCACAGTGATTATTGAAGATATTCAGATGAATTCCGGCAACAAGGGCATCTCTCATTGTATTTTGCTGGTAAAGGAACCCTGGATTTGTTCCGGGTTCAACAGCAAACCATGTACCCCATTCATCAACAATCAAGCCCACCTTTTTCTCAGGATCATACTTATCCATAATCTTTGAATGACGTACCACCAATTCTTCCGTAAACAAAGCATTCTGCATTACTGAAAACCAGTGATTTTCATCAAATTCAGTTGCTGACCCCTGTTCAGACCAATCCTTGGAGATTCTTGTATAATAGTGGATGCTTAAACCATCCATTTGCTTTCCTGCTTCTCTCATAAGTACCTCGGTCCAGTGATAGTCATCCACCGAAGCGCCGCCAGCTATTTTGTAAATAGTATTTTCACCAAAGTTTCTTACATATGTTGCATATCTTTTATATTGGTCTGCGTAAAACTCTGCTGTCATGTTCCCGCCGCAGCCCCAGTTTTCATTGCCGACACCGAAATACTTAACTCTCCATGGTTCATCTTTTCCGTTTGCCCTTCTTAAATCAGCCATGGGAGATTTTCCGTCAAAAGTCATATACTCAACCCACTGTTGCATTTCATGTACAGTACCGCTTCCAACATTACCACATATATACGGTTCTGCGCCAAGAATTTCGCAAAGTTCTAAAAATTCATGGGTTCCAAAATGGTTATTTTCTACAACACCGCCCCAATGAGTGTTTACCATGCAAGGTCTGTTTTCTCTAGGTCCTATTCCGTCCATCCAGTGATATTCATCTGCAAAGCATCCTCCCGGCCATCTCAGAACAGGTATCTTCAATTTCTTAAGTGCTTCCACAACATCTGTACGGAATCCGTTTATGTTTGGTATTTCAGAGTCCTCTCCAACCCACAGTCCCTCGTATATGCACCTTCCCAGATGCTCTGAAAAGTGCCCGTATATGTTTTTATTTATTTTGCCTTTCTTTATATCGGCATTTAATACCATTTTTATCATTAAATTACTCACCCTTCTTAAACAGAAATATTAATAAGTATATCAGTATATTACCCTTTTACTCCACCCAATACTATTCCTTTTACAAAATATTTCTGAAGGAAAGGATATACCAAGACTATTGGTAATGTACCAAGAAAAATCTGAGATGCTCTTAATGTTCTATCTGAAATAGTTGCCAACTCGGAAATTTCCTGCCTTGAGAGCATACTATATGACCTCTGCACAACAATAGTCTGAATATAGCTCTGAAGGGGGTAATTTTCTGCCTTATTCATAAGAATCATACCATCAAACCAGCTATTCCAGTGACCTACCAATGAGAAAAGAGTTATTGTAGCCAATGCAGGAGTTGATACAGGTACTATTACTCTCCAAAGAGTAGTCCAGTGGCCTGCTCCGTCAATAAACGCTGCTTCATGCAATTCCTTTGGTATTTCCCTAAAGAAATTCAATAACAATATTACACTGAAAACAGGAACTGCTCCCGGAAGAACCAAAGCCCAAAGACTATCAAGTAATCCCATTTGCTTGATTACAATATACCAGGGAATCAATCCTCCGTTAAACAGCATTGTTATAAAAAATACCCATGCGTAAAATGTACGGAAACGAAAATCTTTCTTTTCCTTTGATAAAGGATAAGCACATAATATAGTAAGTACCAGGTTAATAAAACCACCCAGTGCAATTCTTTCAACTGAAATCAACATAGAATGCCAGAATGCAGCTCTTTTTGCAACATAAGTATATGAATTTAGTGTAAACTCAACAGGCCAGAATACAACCTTTCCGGCTGCAGCAGCCGAACTGGAGCTGAATGATACGGCTAATATATGAATTAGCGGTATAATACAGAGTAATGCCGCTAACACTAGAAAACAGTTATTTACTATTGTAAACACACTGACTTTCTTTAGTTTTCCACGTTTCATTTAATAACCCCCCTTAAAAAATTCTGTAATCTGCAAATTTATAGGCAAAGAAGTAAGATACTGAAATAAGTGTAAATGAGACTACTGACTTAAACAGTCCTACAGCTGTAGCAACTCCGTATTGGGCTTCCAGCAAGCCTATTCTATAAACAAAGGTATCAATAATGTCTCCGCTTTCATAAACAGGGGGACTATATAAATTAAAGATCTGGTCAAAGCCAGCATTTAAAACATTACCAAGACTTAATACCATCAGTAGAACAATAACCATCCTCATTCCAGGAAGAGTTATGTGTAGTGTTTGCTTCCATCTGTTGGCTCCATCCATATGAGCAGCTTCGTAAAGGCTTGGATCTATTCCGGTAATGGCTGCCAGATAGATTATGGTACCATAACCAAATTCCTTCCATGTTTCCGTCAATACCATAGTGGTAGGAAACCATTTGTTGTCTCCAAGGAAAAATATAGGCTCAAAGCCAAGTGCATTTATCAAAGAATTTAAAATTCCGCCGGAGGGAGAAAGTATATCAATCAGTATGCCTCCAAGTACAACCCATGATAAAAAGTGAGGAAGATAGATTAGTGTCTGAATACCTCTTTTTAAAGCACTGTTTGCTACTTCATTAATTAATATTGCAAATATTATTGGAACAATAAGTCCCAGTATAATCTTCGCCATTGCTATAGATATTGTATTCCACATTATATTATCGAAATTAGGCATATCTAAAACATATTTGAAGTTCTTTAAACCTACCCATTTCTGGTCACCAAATAGACCCTTTGCTGGAATAAATTTTTGAAAAGCAATTACAATACCTGCCATAGGCAAATAACTGAATATCAGCAAAGTTATAAAGCCCGGAAGGATCATTAAGTGCAAGGGTAGTTGTTTTTTTATATTTAGATTTTTCAAGCTTATTCCTCCCCTTTTAAGGTGATAGATAACAATAAAATCGAACTCTCAGTTTAAATTTAGGCTCTAGAAACAAGAAGGAAAGGATATGAAACGGCTGTATCCTTCCCTTCTAATGTTAACTAGTTGATTAATTACTTGGATTTAACGGAATCATACCATTCGTTAACTTCCTTTGTCATATCAGCACCACCTAGTTTATTCCAATCGCTAACGAACTTATCAAAATCGCTGATAGGAGCAGCGCCCATTATAATCTTTATGAATACCTCTTTTTCCATCTTTTCAAGAGTAGTTTTCTTTTCAGCCATTGTTGTAGTTGGTGCTCCAACAAACTTTTCACTTAACAACTGTCCATTGTTCTTGTATTCAACCATATTACGGAATGCACCATTTTTACCGTAAATTCTTTCCCATCCCCATTGTGAAGTATCGCCTTTTTCATATGCTTCTATATTGCCTTGGATAATCTTAGGCTCATCTGACAATTTGCTGAAGTCATTGCTCTTTCTTGCTTCATCTATTGCCACGAATGCCTCAAGATTCTTGAATACAGGAGCAGGGCATACTGGTGAGAATTTCCAAACTCCTACACCACCGTTCTCAACAGGCATATAATACTTGTTGAAGTCTGCTGTTTTACCCCAGTTCTTCTCTACATGTTCATTGAACAGTTTTACAAGTGCTTCAGGATGTTCATAACCTTTTCTTACTGCAAATATTCTTGTCTGATTGAACTTTAAAGGTACCATAGCCTTTTTATCATCATTTGAAACAATAGGATATGCTGTCCAATCTGCGTTATTATCATTGTTAAAATTGCTTATAAGAGGATACATTGGGTTCCACTGTGCACCATAGTCCATACCTACTTTACCTGCTGCTATAGTCTCAGCAACCTTTGCTGTATCCTTAACACCAAATTCTTTGTCAATCTGGCCTTTTTTGTACATATCAGCCAATTTCTGAAGTGCTACCTTTGTTTCAGGTAATGTACTACCCCATGCTATTTTACCTGAACTATCCTCTACCCACATATTGGGATATGCATGATATCCTGCAAAGAAACCTTCTAATCCCATACATCCGTTGTATAAGTCCTTTGTGATTGGAAGTCCGATAGTATCGTTTTTTCCATTTCCATCAGGATCTTGATTTGTAAAGGCTTCTGATATTTTTAAAACATCATCCATGGTCTTAGGTGCCTGTAAATTCAATTTTTTAAGCCAGTCATTTCTAATCCACAGATAATGTGCAGCTTCATTAGTTGAAACAGGTTCCGGAATAGCCATCATTTTACCGTCAAACATAACTGAATCGATATTACCGGTTCCTTCTTCTGTCATAATTTTCTTAAAATCCTCTGAAGCATAGTCGTTGTAGTATTTAGTCATATCCTCAATCATGTCAGAATCAACCAACTGTTTGAGCTGTGAAGGATTTACAAGAACTACATCAGGAAGTTCTCCTGATGCCAATGTTACATTGATTTTCTGTATGTATGCATCTGATTGTTCATTTCCTTTTACTGTCCAAGCATATTTTATATTTATACCTAATTCATCTTTATATAATTTTGTCCAACGATTGTCTTCTAGAGTCTCTCCCGGTGTCTTTGGCAATATGTTTGCAGCAAGGTCATCATCTATTCCACGAACAAAAGATATGTCAATCTCAGGACTATATTTTCCGAATGGATCCTTATTTGCTACTGAAGAATTAGTACTTTGAGATGATGCCGTACTATCGGATGTGTTACTTTCACTACCACAAGCTGTAAGAATTGAAGCTGTTAAAGATAAAACCATTGCTAACGATACAGCTTTTTTTAAGTAATTGAATCTCATTTGGTTCCTCCTGTTATCATTTATTTGAGGCCTCACCTATATTATAAAGTTTGCCTTTCTGGAAAACCATTCACATGTTTTTACTTTTGTTATCTTTTGTTTACTTGTTTTTACCAAAGTTAACCATTGAATGAATCCATTTTTTACTTTCTTATCATCTATTTACCTGAGACAATCATATCGTGATATTCTTGGGGAGAACATGACATTAATTTTCTGAAAAACCTTGAAAAGGATGCCCCTGTTTCATAACCAACGGCCTTTGCTACTTCATTTATCTTTACCTTTTCTTTTTTCAGCAGCTCCTTTGCTCTCTCTATACGGGCATTGTCAATAAAATCAGAAAGATTCTGATTTGTAACCTGTTTATAAAGCCGTGACAAATATGATGGATTTAAGTAAACTTGTTCTGCCAGCCTAACTAAAGAAAGATCCTCACTTAAATGCTCATTTATAAAATTTTGAATAAAATCAACTGCATTGTCTGCCCTTTTCTTTTGCTCCTCAGTCTGAATCTGAAAAATTACATTAGATATATTTATCAGATATTGCACTGCATCTGACCATGTCTCATGTTTGTCAATCCTCATAAGGCTGTTAAGGCCTATATGAAAGGCCAGTTTTTCGGTTATATTCCACCGATTAATATACGAAAGAATACTTAGCGCTACCATGGAATATGCTTCAATGGCTAAGTTACTGTTTTTACTCTTAATTAATCGTAATGGGCTTAATAATTCATCTAAAACCTCAAAATATTTCTCTTTCTGACCTGACTCCAGATACTGCTGAATCAAATCCATATTTCTTCTTCTCAAAATAATTTCCAATGATTCATCTTTTGTATTCAGTTCAGGTACTTCTGTTTCAGAACCTGAAGTTAAAATATTATTATTTTTCATTTCATTATCAATCAACAGCATTTCTATACCGGTGCCTATTCTATAATTCAGTAGTTGATTAAGGGAAAAGTACTTTTTGGATACATCCTCCCAACTACAGGGTTCTCTCCCAAGGGCAAAGCTGATTGATGCATTCATGGATTCTCTGCTGGCAGTCTGTATAACTTCAAGTGTGCCTTTTATATACGAAATGGTCTTTGTATAAAATGCCTCTTCTTCAGCTTTACTATAACCTGTAGTTACCAATTCATTTGGCTGTATAAAAAATATAAATCTATATCTGTCATCTAAAACACTTATGAATCTGATACTTGTACTAAAATTTTGGGTAATTATTACTTTTATGGAATTTATATATTGTATTTTATCCCAATAAGATAAGTTGCTTGGAATATTATCAATGTGTCCCAACAGCAATATTACAGGATGGTCAGGGTGCATGGGGATAGATAGCTGTTCAAACTGGGACTTATTCATATCAAGTGAGGTTCCTTCATGCAGCATATGTATAAAATAATCCTTCTGAAATAGGCCCAAAGCAAGTTCAATCTGCTCCTTGGCCTTATGAATTAAGTCTTCTGTTTTAACTTCTCTTTTAATTTCCTCTATAGCATTTTCAACAACGCTAATTACTTTGTCATTATCCTCTGTTTTCAGTATATAGCTTACACCCTGGTGCTGAATTGCTTTATATACATATTCAAATTCGTTATACCCGGTAAGGAATATTACTTTACATTGAGGCCATCTTCTATATATGACTTCCAGTAACTGCAAGCCATCCATTTCCGGCATCCTGATATCTGTGAGAACAATATCCATCCTTGTTCTGCTTAACCATTCAACAGCTTCTTCTCCTGAATATGCCCTGTATACATCCAGCTCAAGGTTCTTCATGCTTCTGAATATTTCATATAACCCATTTACAATAATTTCCTCATCGTCTACAATTAATAGCCTATACATTTTTCCTCTCCTTCTGTAAAACTATTTTCAGTACTGCCTTCAGCCCTCCAATTACACTTCTTGAAATAATCAGACCACTCTCTTCACCAAAAACCAACCTTATTCGTCTGTGTATATTCAACGTTCCAGTTGTTTCAATCTCCTTCTCGTTGTCCTCCAATAAATCCTGTAACTTTTCAAGCTCGTTATCTGTTATATCACACCCGTTATCTTCAACAATAATTCTTAGCTCATTTTCATTTCCTTCAAAATTAACAAGCAATAATCCACCATTTTTTTTCTTTTCAAGACCGTGTTCAAATGCATTTTCAATTATAGGCTGTAGTATCAGTCTCGGCACTTTCAAATCCTTGTACATAGGGGGACATTCTCCAAAATGAATCTGAAGTCTTTTTGAAAATCGCATAAGCTGAATTTCCGTATACACCTTGGCATGATTGATTTCTTCTTCCAGTGGTATATTGTCCATGGAGTTTCTTGTGACAAAACGAAAATACTCTCCAAGGTGTTTTGTAAAGGGTACTAAATTCTCATCGCCTATTCTAGCCATAGTATTAATCATGAAAAAACTGTTATAAAGAAAATGGGGATTAATCTGGGACTGCAAATGCTTCAATTCAGCTTTCTGCATTAGTATTTTCTGGTTGTATACCTGGTCTATGAGCATATTAAGATTTTTAACCATGTCATTAAAACTTTTAAACAGATATCCGAACTCGTTATTGGAATCATGATTTATGGTGACCTTTAAATCGCCATTTTCCACTTTACGAAAAGCTTTTACCAGTTCATTCAATGGCTGATGCATAAATTTATAAGTGGATAAAGAGTATATAATAATTATTAATATGGCCGCAATTGAAAATACCCATGCCCAGATTTTAAAATTCACTATGGGTTTTAGTATAAATTCCTGTGGAAAATACCTTAATAAAGTCATATTTAAGTATGGAGAATTTGTATGAACTACATAGTACTTTTCATTCCCAATATTTGTGAGTATTGTTCCGTCTTTCTCTTGTTCATTCATGCTCAGTAAAATACTCTGAATAAATTGCGAATTATCCTCTTTTGATTTGCTTGTAATAATATTTGTACGTGTTATCAGTATGGAACCGCTTCCCGTATAGGTATTGAATTGTGCAAGGGCATGTTTTAAAGCATCCTGATTTAACTCTATATCAATAGTAAATAAAGGCTTTGTTGAACCGCTGTATTTCTGAAAAGTACTTAGATATAGCTGACCGTTATAATTAATGATTTGTGCTCCCTTTAATCCTGTTGGAACAAATATATCATTGTATTCATCTATATGAATATCATCTACTCCGTTATTTGAAGAAACTGTCTTATTAATTGGAAGAATATGTACTTTTACATCATTTACATATATACTGCTGTTTTTTATAGCAACAAGTCTTTGTTTTAATTGAAGTAAGGTTTGGGATATTTCATATTCATTCATAATCTCCCATCTTATTGCAAGCTTATTTAGTTGTTCATCATTTAGACAATCATATTGGAGTATTTTAATTCTTTCTATTTCTTTTTCGAGACTTTCAAGATAGAATGATGCCTGAGCTATAGTTGATTTTGATATTTCGCTTTTTATGGTACGCAAACCGCTATTATATATATAAATTCCTAAACCGTAAAGAGGAATTATTATTATTAGAAAGGTTATTACAAGGCGGCTGAAAATACTGTTTCTAATTTTTATCTTGACCATTTTATTTTACTACCTCTCTATTTCAGTATATAAAGTCAATTAAAATTCTTTATCGTTATAGTAACATATACCAAAAAAATATAACAAGCAAAAAAAGAACCGTACCCTTGCAATTATAAGGTACGGCTCTTTAAAATTTTGTTAGTTGTTATTATTTACCCAGCAAATAGAGTTTCAGGCTTGCAAAATCCAAAGCGTTTACAGCTCCGTCTTTATTCATATCAGCATTAGTTAATATGATTCCTCCTGCATTTCCGTCCAGGAGATATTTTTTTAACAATGCAAAGTCAATTGCATTTATTTCCTTATCATTATTCAAATCTCCGTATAGGATTTCTTCTTCTCCTCCTGACGGTTCATTTCCGTAAACTTTAACTCCGTTTTTATATATTGCAATATTCTCTGTTTTTTTATATTTATCTGTTAAGTCTGCTGTAGAAAGGTCATTTGATGAATCCCAAAGTTTACTTTCGTAATTGTAAATACAGAATTGCACATAGGTTCTTGCGTATAATGCATCCTTCGGGAAAGTTATTTCTACATAATAGATATTATTCTCTTTATCATATGGCTGAATTGAAGATATTTCTGCGCCAGCGGGAGAATAATATACTTTTGTAGTAAACTTAGCAGGATTTATTCCATCAGCAGCAAATTCTGATAAATCAACGAAGAACTTAACTGATAAGTCTTTCTCATATTGAGGAGGTGATGTTACTATATTGTATAAATTAAGGTCAACAGTGACACCCTCATTATTTGATTTATAAAGCTGAGCTTCTGTATAGTATTGTGTAGGTTCACCTTCAATACCAGGAGTAGGTTCAGGCTGCTGGTCTTTACCGAAGTATTTTGACATACCTGCCATTGCACCAACGAAACCAGCATTGTAATCTAAGCCTGTTTCAGAATAAACATAT contains:
- a CDS encoding carbohydrate ABC transporter permease, producing the protein MKRGKLKKVSVFTIVNNCFLVLAALLCIIPLIHILAVSFSSSSAAAAGKVVFWPVEFTLNSYTYVAKRAAFWHSMLISVERIALGGFINLVLTILCAYPLSKEKKDFRFRTFYAWVFFITMLFNGGLIPWYIVIKQMGLLDSLWALVLPGAVPVFSVILLLNFFREIPKELHEAAFIDGAGHWTTLWRVIVPVSTPALATITLFSLVGHWNSWFDGMILMNKAENYPLQSYIQTIVVQRSYSMLSRQEISELATISDRTLRASQIFLGTLPIVLVYPFLQKYFVKGIVLGGVKG
- a CDS encoding sensor histidine kinase, yielding MVKIKIRNSIFSRLVITFLIIIIPLYGLGIYIYNSGLRTIKSEISKSTIAQASFYLESLEKEIERIKILQYDCLNDEQLNKLAIRWEIMNEYEISQTLLQLKQRLVAIKNSSIYVNDVKVHILPINKTVSSNNGVDDIHIDEYNDIFVPTGLKGAQIINYNGQLYLSTFQKYSGSTKPLFTIDIELNQDALKHALAQFNTYTGSGSILITRTNIITSKSKEDNSQFIQSILLSMNEQEKDGTILTNIGNEKYYVVHTNSPYLNMTLLRYFPQEFILKPIVNFKIWAWVFSIAAILIIIIYSLSTYKFMHQPLNELVKAFRKVENGDLKVTINHDSNNEFGYLFKSFNDMVKNLNMLIDQVYNQKILMQKAELKHLQSQINPHFLYNSFFMINTMARIGDENLVPFTKHLGEYFRFVTRNSMDNIPLEEEINHAKVYTEIQLMRFSKRLQIHFGECPPMYKDLKVPRLILQPIIENAFEHGLEKKKNGGLLLVNFEGNENELRIIVEDNGCDITDNELEKLQDLLEDNEKEIETTGTLNIHRRIRLVFGEESGLIISRSVIGGLKAVLKIVLQKERKNV
- a CDS encoding alpha-N-arabinofuranosidase, which translates into the protein MIKMVLNADIKKGKINKNIYGHFSEHLGRCIYEGLWVGEDSEIPNINGFRTDVVEALKKLKIPVLRWPGGCFADEYHWMDGIGPRENRPCMVNTHWGGVVENNHFGTHEFLELCEILGAEPYICGNVGSGTVHEMQQWVEYMTFDGKSPMADLRRANGKDEPWRVKYFGVGNENWGCGGNMTAEFYADQYKRYATYVRNFGENTIYKIAGGASVDDYHWTEVLMREAGKQMDGLSIHYYTRISKDWSEQGSATEFDENHWFSVMQNALFTEELVVRHSKIMDKYDPEKKVGLIVDEWGTWFAVEPGTNPGFLYQQNTMRDALVAGIHLNIFNNHCDRVQMANIAQMVNVLQAVILTEGKKMLLTPTYHVFDMYKVHQDAEPLSLDFESPEYTFNGEKLPQLNASASIDSEGKIHVTICNLNPSDDAEIDLDIRGITVKGTKGEIITSNVMNAKNTFEEANNVTIKKFEGIRLENNHISGIIPSKAVVMIEIV
- a CDS encoding DUF6171 family protein; the encoded protein is MKDNCFKCHRNIHITDNDIEMEVNRVIQSGVPLPSKEQYEKRLEACNKCKHLTDGITCMICGCIVKARAMNALRICPHPSGNKW
- a CDS encoding ABC transporter permease → MKNLNIKKQLPLHLMILPGFITLLIFSYLPMAGIVIAFQKFIPAKGLFGDQKWVGLKNFKYVLDMPNFDNIMWNTISIAMAKIILGLIVPIIFAILINEVANSALKRGIQTLIYLPHFLSWVVLGGILIDILSPSGGILNSLINALGFEPIFFLGDNKWFPTTMVLTETWKEFGYGTIIYLAAITGIDPSLYEAAHMDGANRWKQTLHITLPGMRMVIVLLMVLSLGNVLNAGFDQIFNLYSPPVYESGDIIDTFVYRIGLLEAQYGVATAVGLFKSVVSFTLISVSYFFAYKFADYRIF
- a CDS encoding response regulator transcription factor; this encodes MYRLLIVDDEEIIVNGLYEIFRSMKNLELDVYRAYSGEEAVEWLSRTRMDIVLTDIRMPEMDGLQLLEVIYRRWPQCKVIFLTGYNEFEYVYKAIQHQGVSYILKTEDNDKVISVVENAIEEIKREVKTEDLIHKAKEQIELALGLFQKDYFIHMLHEGTSLDMNKSQFEQLSIPMHPDHPVILLLGHIDNIPSNLSYWDKIQYINSIKVIITQNFSTSIRFISVLDDRYRFIFFIQPNELVTTGYSKAEEEAFYTKTISYIKGTLEVIQTASRESMNASISFALGREPCSWEDVSKKYFSLNQLLNYRIGTGIEMLLIDNEMKNNNILTSGSETEVPELNTKDESLEIILRRRNMDLIQQYLESGQKEKYFEVLDELLSPLRLIKSKNSNLAIEAYSMVALSILSYINRWNITEKLAFHIGLNSLMRIDKHETWSDAVQYLINISNVIFQIQTEEQKKRADNAVDFIQNFINEHLSEDLSLVRLAEQVYLNPSYLSRLYKQVTNQNLSDFIDNARIERAKELLKKEKVKINEVAKAVGYETGASFSRFFRKLMSCSPQEYHDMIVSGK
- a CDS encoding glycoside hydrolase 43 family protein, translating into MKIQNPIIWADMPDPDIIRVDDTFYMVSTTMFVMPGAPILKSKDLYHWELVSYVFNTIEDNEIYQLKNGKNAYGKGQWATSLKFYNGLYYACFVCHDMQKTYIYYTDNIEKSGWERYVINDVFHDMSFLFDDGRPYLIYGNGDIKIVELKDDLSGVKEGGINQLLFSTPSENIMLRCEGCRAYKIYGYYYLLFIEWPNDGNCRRRVVCYRAKDLLGEYERKILLDDDMGYQNQGIAQGALIDTPDGEWYSILFQDHGAVGRIPYLLPVSWKDCWPELGISGKVPEEFEIPLKEYAAKPLITSYSFNHKENKLDLRWEWNHNPQEHCWSFTENPGYLRLRTQSLAKNLLTARNTLTQRTSGPKCGFSVELKTEGMKAGDYAGLMALQGNYGAIGISVDENNLKRIVVSKKGSDGRQKEEEYRPFMDNSIFLKIEFDFQNSRDIAEFYYSQDGINWVKFGSDLHMTYTLDLFIGYRVGIFCYSLKTAGGFADFRNFIYEQLL
- a CDS encoding extracellular solute-binding protein, translating into MRFNYLKKAVSLAMVLSLTASILTACGSESNTSDSTASSQSTNSSVANKDPFGKYSPEIDISFVRGIDDDLAANILPKTPGETLEDNRWTKLYKDELGINIKYAWTVKGNEQSDAYIQKINVTLASGELPDVVLVNPSQLKQLVDSDMIEDMTKYYNDYASEDFKKIMTEEGTGNIDSVMFDGKMMAIPEPVSTNEAAHYLWIRNDWLKKLNLQAPKTMDDVLKISEAFTNQDPDGNGKNDTIGLPITKDLYNGCMGLEGFFAGYHAYPNMWVEDSSGKIAWGSTLPETKVALQKLADMYKKGQIDKEFGVKDTAKVAETIAAGKVGMDYGAQWNPMYPLISNFNNDNNADWTAYPIVSNDDKKAMVPLKFNQTRIFAVRKGYEHPEALVKLFNEHVEKNWGKTADFNKYYMPVENGGVGVWKFSPVCPAPVFKNLEAFVAIDEARKSNDFSKLSDEPKIIQGNIEAYEKGDTSQWGWERIYGKNGAFRNMVEYKNNGQLLSEKFVGAPTTTMAEKKTTLEKMEKEVFIKIIMGAAPISDFDKFVSDWNKLGGADMTKEVNEWYDSVKSK